A DNA window from Malus domestica chromosome 12, GDT2T_hap1 contains the following coding sequences:
- the LOC139189933 gene encoding uncharacterized protein gives MAYVPPHKRHLKETERPLLRLELLAPQFKKNLNARPSKFNVDTSSKSFIYANRALLRLCTIGRVEMQRIRDVNSSAILDSNVKGGLRWPLGKAFSEGRYNVVGIWHIFTTTYENPTLKLKLRHANHFDFTASARETSWEVRLFLKMLVSKL, from the exons ATGGCTTACGTCCCACCCCACAAGAGGCATTTAAAGGAAACCGAGAGGCCATTGCTGAGGCTGGAGCTGCTTGCTCCCCAGTTCAAGAAAAACTTAAATGCCAGGCCATCAAAGTTTAATGTTGATACAAGTTCAAAGTCATTTATTTATGCAAACCGTGCTTTATTGAGATTGTGCACCATTG GGAGGGTTGAGATGCAACGCATTAGGGATGTAAATAGTTCGGCGATTCTGGATTCAAATGTGAAGGGAGGGTTGAGATGGCCACTAGGGAAGGCGTTTTCAGAAGGCCGGTATAATGTCGTTGGAATTTGGCATATATTTACCACTACTTATGAAAATCCAACTCTGAAACTAAAGTTAAGGCATGCGAATCACTTCGATTTTACCGCCTCGGCTCGTGAAACTAGTTGGGAGGTTAGGCTGTTTCTGAAAATGCTCGTTTCCAAGTTATAA